aattcaaaatcttaatttttcacaaGTTTGATTCTACCAACGAAATCTATTCTATAACTCATAAATAagattaataatgaaatattctTACTCTTGGAGCATATTCCAAGTATTGGTGACCATTAGAAAAGTTTGTTAAAAATCGGAATGCATTATCTTGCAACACATATACGCCCTGGTGATTAGTGCGTAAATTATCTATCTGCTTTTTGTATATGCATGTCCAAAAATCTGTGCATATGAATTTCATAGTATCTAGTTCATCCTTGAATCTCGGCCATTCTCTTGTCAATCGTTCCATAATTTTATAACCAGCTGCAAAACCTATATACTCCACTACTGATAAATCAGTTTCCtataaac
The Colias croceus chromosome 18, ilColCroc2.1 genome window above contains:
- the LOC123699807 gene encoding trafficking protein particle complex subunit 6b, giving the protein MADDIVFELLHSEIINYALEQTKDNSNKETDLSVVEYIGFAAGYKIMERLTREWPRFKDELDTMKFICTDFWTCIYKKQIDNLRTNHQGVYVLQDNAFRFLTNFSNGHQYLEYAPRYVAYTCGLLRGGLANLCINSVVTAEVQTMPSCKFHIHVQRT